One genomic segment of Chitinophaga sancti includes these proteins:
- a CDS encoding NAD(P)/FAD-dependent oxidoreductase, translating to MQPVREVIIIGGGLAGLTSAIHLSKAGLHVTVIEKHSYPRHKVCGEYISNEVLPYLQWLDADPAELSPALIERVCISTVSGKKVETRLPLGGFGISRYALDAFLMEKAVNNGVNLLQDTVTNISFANEQFAIETVANGTLFAAHVIGAYGKRAALDQQLNRAFISRKSPWLAVKAHYQGSFPDGLVALHNFRGGYCGVSKVEDNIINICYLASYETFKNYKNIDDHRREVLYENPYLKEIFSNSEPLFDRPLTISQISFSEKEKVDQHILMTGDTAGLIHPLCGNGMAMAISSAQLAAQQILQGQPRAILEKEYTRQWNLQFAKRMKAGSLLSSIFTHPWLSGMSMGTVVAMPALLPFIIRQTHGRPLTV from the coding sequence ATGCAACCAGTTCGCGAAGTCATTATCATAGGTGGTGGACTGGCAGGCCTTACCTCCGCTATTCATCTGTCAAAAGCAGGGTTGCATGTAACTGTCATCGAGAAGCATTCCTACCCCAGGCACAAAGTATGTGGCGAGTACATCTCAAACGAAGTATTACCCTATTTACAATGGCTGGATGCCGACCCTGCTGAACTGTCGCCTGCCCTGATTGAAAGGGTATGTATTTCCACAGTTTCCGGCAAAAAAGTGGAGACGCGTCTTCCGCTTGGAGGCTTTGGTATCAGCCGCTACGCATTGGATGCTTTTCTTATGGAAAAGGCCGTGAACAATGGTGTCAACCTTCTACAGGATACCGTCACTAATATTTCTTTTGCAAATGAACAGTTTGCAATCGAAACGGTAGCAAACGGTACATTGTTTGCCGCACATGTAATCGGTGCTTATGGCAAACGGGCCGCCCTCGACCAGCAGCTGAACAGGGCTTTCATTTCCCGGAAATCTCCCTGGTTGGCAGTCAAAGCGCATTATCAGGGTTCTTTTCCCGATGGACTGGTGGCATTGCATAATTTCAGAGGGGGGTATTGTGGGGTATCAAAAGTTGAAGATAACATTATCAATATCTGCTACCTGGCAAGTTATGAGACCTTCAAAAATTATAAGAATATCGATGACCACCGCCGGGAAGTACTATACGAAAATCCTTATTTAAAAGAGATCTTTTCCAACAGTGAACCGCTCTTTGACCGGCCATTGACGATCAGTCAGATCTCTTTTTCAGAAAAGGAAAAAGTTGATCAGCATATATTGATGACGGGTGATACCGCTGGTTTAATTCATCCGCTTTGTGGTAATGGTATGGCGATGGCGATTAGTAGTGCCCAGCTGGCGGCCCAGCAAATTTTACAGGGGCAGCCAAGGGCGATATTGGAAAAAGAATATACGCGGCAATGGAACCTGCAGTTCGCAAAACGTATGAAAGCCGGCAGCTTGCTTTCATCTATATTCACTCACCCATGGCTTTCCGGGATGAGTATGGGAACAGTGGTCGCAATGCCTGCATTATTGCCATTCATCATCAGGCAAACGCATGGCAGGCCGTTAACAGTGTAG
- a CDS encoding type III polyketide synthase encodes MSVKIQSVAKALPPYTRTTEEIMPFLDIWLSGQEERFARKVKKIFENAAVERRYSIMGPEDVFTKTSFEEKNDLYVREVIKLGKECLEGALAKAGLSPQSLDYIITVSCTGIMIPSLDAYLINALQLKQDIVRLPVTEMGCAAGISGMIYAKKFLQANPGKRAAVIAVESPTATFQLDDFSMPNIVSAAIFGDGAACVILSSHPDDEGPEILGEEMYHFYEAEHLMGFRLTNTGLQMVLDVEVPNQIAAHFPAIIHPFLARNGFTIDEIQHFIFHPGGKKIIQTVEELFKDLGKNIDDTKEVLRAYGNMSSATVLYVLEKFMDRKVPEGERGLMLSFGPGFSAQRILLQW; translated from the coding sequence ATGAGTGTAAAAATTCAGTCGGTAGCAAAGGCTTTGCCACCATATACCCGTACTACAGAAGAAATTATGCCTTTCCTGGATATTTGGTTGTCCGGACAGGAGGAGCGTTTTGCCAGAAAGGTGAAGAAGATCTTTGAGAATGCGGCGGTGGAGAGACGGTATTCTATTATGGGACCGGAAGATGTGTTTACCAAAACCAGTTTTGAGGAGAAGAATGATCTGTATGTCAGGGAAGTGATCAAACTGGGAAAGGAATGTCTGGAAGGGGCGCTGGCTAAGGCGGGTTTATCGCCTCAGTCATTGGATTACATAATTACAGTGAGTTGTACGGGTATCATGATTCCTTCGCTGGATGCTTACCTGATCAATGCGTTGCAATTAAAACAGGATATTGTACGACTTCCTGTTACGGAAATGGGGTGTGCAGCAGGGATCTCCGGAATGATTTACGCCAAGAAATTTTTGCAGGCAAATCCGGGTAAGCGGGCGGCTGTTATTGCGGTAGAGTCGCCTACGGCTACTTTTCAGCTGGACGATTTTTCAATGCCGAATATTGTGAGTGCGGCGATCTTTGGAGATGGGGCGGCTTGTGTAATATTGTCTTCTCATCCTGATGATGAAGGGCCGGAGATATTGGGGGAGGAGATGTATCATTTTTATGAGGCGGAGCACCTGATGGGATTTAGGCTGACGAATACGGGGTTGCAGATGGTGTTGGATGTGGAGGTGCCAAACCAGATAGCAGCGCATTTTCCAGCAATCATACATCCTTTTTTGGCGAGGAATGGATTTACGATAGATGAGATCCAGCATTTTATATTTCATCCAGGGGGTAAGAAGATTATCCAGACGGTGGAAGAGTTGTTTAAGGATCTGGGGAAGAATATAGATGATACGAAGGAGGTGTTAAGGGCGTATGGGAATATGTCGAGTGCGACGGTGTTATATGTGTTGGAAAAGTTTATGGACAGGAAGGTGCCGGAAGGGGAAAGAGGGTTGATGTTGAGTTTTGGACCTGGGTTTTCAGCGCAGCGGATTTTGTTGCAATGGTAA
- a CDS encoding methyltransferase domain-containing protein: protein MINTSQRTSAPEIMDDFQMEGDSLRQTLDEIAGINQLLGGNRITVQGVNQLLQSIPISNTVSIADVGCGNGDMLRKLADWARKKGRTVQLRGIDANRFTIEHAITLSADYPEISYHCTDIFSEEFTYSEYDIVLCTLTLHHFSEAAIKNLMQLFQRNARIGIVINDLHRSKVAYYLFCLFSFVWGLGPMAKEDGRISILRGFKRKELIALATSLNIVQYTLRWKWAYRYQWIISKL from the coding sequence ATGATCAATACCAGTCAAAGAACATCCGCACCTGAGATTATGGACGACTTCCAGATGGAAGGAGACAGCCTGCGACAAACACTTGATGAGATAGCAGGGATCAACCAGTTACTGGGAGGTAACCGTATTACAGTTCAGGGAGTAAATCAATTACTGCAATCCATTCCTATAAGCAATACCGTTAGTATAGCAGATGTAGGTTGTGGAAATGGAGATATGCTGCGTAAACTGGCAGATTGGGCGCGCAAAAAAGGCCGCACCGTACAGCTGAGGGGCATCGATGCAAACCGTTTTACCATCGAACATGCCATTACATTGTCCGCAGATTATCCTGAAATTAGTTATCATTGTACTGATATCTTTTCTGAAGAATTTACTTACAGTGAATATGATATTGTATTGTGCACATTGACCTTGCATCATTTTAGCGAGGCAGCAATAAAAAACTTAATGCAACTGTTTCAGCGCAATGCAAGGATTGGGATAGTGATCAATGACCTGCATCGTAGTAAAGTAGCTTATTACCTGTTTTGCCTGTTTAGTTTTGTGTGGGGACTGGGACCGATGGCAAAGGAAGATGGGCGCATTTCTATACTGCGTGGTTTTAAAAGAAAGGAGCTGATCGCGCTGGCAACATCGTTAAATATCGTTCAATATACCCTCAGGTGGAAATGGGCTTACCGCTACCAGTGGATAATATCAAAATTATGA